From the genome of Pseudomonas helvetica:
GCAGGTTTCCTGGTGTCCGCGTCCTGATGAGGCTGAGCGTAGCCAAATGCGATGGATCCGCCTAGCGGCTTATTCAACCTCCAACAAAATCTGACGATTTTTTACCTGATCGCCGGGGCTGACCTGCAGCCGTTTGATCACACCGTCGATGCCAGCCTTGAGCGGGTGCTCCATTTTCATTGCCTCCAGCACCAGCAACAGCTGCCCCTTGGTCACCGATGAGCCTTCACTGACCAGTACGTCGACAATCGCACCATCCATCGGGGCTTTCAGCGTGCCGGTGCTGGTGCCGACCTGGCCGCTGACGGGCGCCAATGTCTGGTCTTGCAGCAGCAAGCTGCCGGGGCGAGTGAACAACCACAGTTGTCCGGCGGCCAGTTGATAGGCGTAGCGGCGGCGAATGCCGTTGATTTCCAGGTTGGCCGAGCGGGCGTTGATATCGAGTAGTTTCAGTTGCAGCGTTTCCCCGGCGACTTGAATGCTCAGTTGCCCGTCGGGCAGGGCCGTCACTTCGGTTGACCAACGATCGCCGTTGAGGCCGATCTGTTGCAACAGCGGCGCGTTGGCGTTGTTGCGCCAACCGGCAAGTCCTGGCGGATGAGCGCCAGCGGACTGCTGATAGAACAGCGCCGTGGCGATAGCCAGCTCTTCGGCTGTGGGCGCGTGCGAGTGGAGGCTTGGGTGATCGGCGAAGTGTTGTGCGATGAACCCGGTATTGAAGGTCCCGGTGATGAACTGCGGATGCTCCAGCAAACCGGCGAGCAGACGCTGATTGGTTTGCAAGCCCAGCAAGGCACTGTCCTGGACTGCCCGCAGTAACTTGCGCCGAGCCTCCTCGCGGGTGGCGCCGTAAGCGATGATTTTGCCAAGCAACGGGTCGTAAAACGGGCTGACCTGCTGACCCTCAAGCAAGCCGTGGTCAATGCGCACCCCGTCCGCGAGGGCCGGTTCCCAACGCATAATGCGCCCGGTCTGGGGCAGGAAATCCTGCGCCGGATCTTCGGCGTAAAGACGCACCTCCATCGCGTGGCCCTTGAGTTCGACCTGTTCCTGGCGCAACGGCAGCGGTAACCCAGCGGCGACATCCAGTTGCCAGGCCACCAGGTCCAGGCCGGTAATCATCTCGGTCACCGGGTGCTCGACCTGCAGGCGGGTGTTCATCTCCAGAAAGTAAAACTGCCCCCGCGCATCGAGCAAGAACTCCACGGTGCCGGCGCCGACGTAATTCACCGCGCGTCCGGCCTTCAGCGCAGCCTCGCCCATGGCGTCGCGCAATTCGGCTGTCATCACCGGACACGGCGCTTCTTCGATGACTTTTTGATGGCGACGCTGGATCGAGCAGTCGCGCTCGCCGAGGTAGATCAGGTTGCCATGCTGGTCACCGAACAGTTGAATCTCGACATGGCGCGGTTCGATCAGCGCTTGTTCGAGAATCAACTCGTCGCTGCCAAACGCGTGCAGGGCTTCGGAGCGTGCGGTGCGGATCTGCGCAAGCAATTCATCCGCAGTGTGCACCAGGCGCATGCCGCGCCCACCGCCGCCGGCGCTGGCCTTGATCATCAGCGGATAGCCAATGCGTTCGGCTTCGCGGCTGAGGGTAGCGTCATCCTGCTCCGCTCCTTGGTAACCGCCGATGCACGGCACGCCAGCGGCAAGCATGGCAATTTTCGACAGGCGTTTGCTGCCCATCAGTTCGATGGCCGCAGGATCCGGACCGATAAAGGTGATGCCGGCCTGGGCGCATGCCGTGGCGAATTCAGCGTTTTCCGAGAGGAAGCCGTAGCCGGGATGGATCGCGTCCGCGCCGCTGCGCAATGCAGCGTCGATGATCGCCGCACTGTTCAGGTAGGACTGGGCAACAGCAGCGGGGCCGATGTTGACCGCTTCATCGGCCATGCGCACATGCAGAGCGTCGGCGTCGGCATCGCTGAACACCGCCACCGTGCGATAGCCCAACGCCTGGGCGGTACGCTGGATGCGGCAGGCTATTTCACCGCGGTTGGCGATGAGGATTTTGCGCAGGGTGGGCATTTGTGGGTTCCCTTGGGGTAGGCGGTATGTGAGGGCCTCATCGCGAGCAAGCTTTGCTCCTATGGCGCCCAACCCGGTTTGCGCTTTTGTACGAAGGCCATCGTCCCTTCGACACCTTCCGCCCCGGTCACGGCTTCACTGAACCAATCGGCTGCCTGGTCGAGCAACGGTCCCATGGACTGTTCGGTGCTGGCCAGCAACAAGGCCTTGGTCGCGGCATTGGCGCCAGGCGCGCAGCACAGCACATGCGCGAGCACCGCATCCAGACGTTCGGCCAAGGCTTGGGCATCGTGTTCGACAAAATGCACCAGCCCCAGACGCCGCGCTTCATGCCCGTCAAAACGCGCGGCGGTCAGCGCCAGGCGTCGTGCCTGAGTGAGGCCGATACGCTGGACCACGAACGGTGCGATTTGCGCCGGCAGCAGGCCGAGGCTGGTTTCCGGCAAGCCGAACTGGGCGTTGTGATCGGTCAGT
Proteins encoded in this window:
- a CDS encoding acetyl/propionyl/methylcrotonyl-CoA carboxylase subunit alpha, encoding MPTLRKILIANRGEIACRIQRTAQALGYRTVAVFSDADADALHVRMADEAVNIGPAAVAQSYLNSAAIIDAALRSGADAIHPGYGFLSENAEFATACAQAGITFIGPDPAAIELMGSKRLSKIAMLAAGVPCIGGYQGAEQDDATLSREAERIGYPLMIKASAGGGGRGMRLVHTADELLAQIRTARSEALHAFGSDELILEQALIEPRHVEIQLFGDQHGNLIYLGERDCSIQRRHQKVIEEAPCPVMTAELRDAMGEAALKAGRAVNYVGAGTVEFLLDARGQFYFLEMNTRLQVEHPVTEMITGLDLVAWQLDVAAGLPLPLRQEQVELKGHAMEVRLYAEDPAQDFLPQTGRIMRWEPALADGVRIDHGLLEGQQVSPFYDPLLGKIIAYGATREEARRKLLRAVQDSALLGLQTNQRLLAGLLEHPQFITGTFNTGFIAQHFADHPSLHSHAPTAEELAIATALFYQQSAGAHPPGLAGWRNNANAPLLQQIGLNGDRWSTEVTALPDGQLSIQVAGETLQLKLLDINARSANLEINGIRRRYAYQLAAGQLWLFTRPGSLLLQDQTLAPVSGQVGTSTGTLKAPMDGAIVDVLVSEGSSVTKGQLLLVLEAMKMEHPLKAGIDGVIKRLQVSPGDQVKNRQILLEVE
- a CDS encoding enoyl-CoA hydratase/isomerase family protein; its protein translation is MTTLPVCQTLLLELHNGVLHLTLNRPDCRNAMSLQMVAELRAVLAAVRDDRDIRAIVLGGAGGHFSAGGDLKDMANARAQGQQAYRELNRAFGALLEEAQHAPQVLITVLQGAVLGGGFGLVCVSDIALTDHNAQFGLPETSLGLLPAQIAPFVVQRIGLTQARRLALTAARFDGHEARRLGLVHFVEHDAQALAERLDAVLAHVLCCAPGANAATKALLLASTEQSMGPLLDQAADWFSEAVTGAEGVEGTMAFVQKRKPGWAP